In Serratia liquefaciens ATCC 27592, the genomic stretch AGTGGCACTGGAAGGGCGCCGATGCCCCTGGCGAAGCGCTGAACGACGGCGAAATCCTGGCGGGCATCTTCACCCGTCTGCGTGAGATGTATGCGCGTGACGGCGGTGCGGTGCCGGAACAGGTGTTGAACATGACCTGGGACTACCTGACGCCGGATAATCCTGCGGCCGAAGAAGTGGCGATGGAGAGCAACGGTAAGGCACTGGCGGACATTCTCGACGCCGACGGCAAAGTGTTGGCGAAAAAGGGTGAGCAGCTCAGCACCTTTGCTCACCTGCGCGACGACGGCACCACCGCCAGCGGTTGCTGGATCTTCGCCGGTAGCTGGACGCCGGCCGGCAACCAGATGGCACGGCGGGATAACGCCGATCCGTCCGGCCTTGGCAATACGTTGGGTTGGGCCTGGGCATGGCCGCTTAACCGCCGCATCCTGTACAACCGTGCTTCGGCGGATCCGCAAGGCAAGCCTTGGGATCCAAAACGTCAGTTGCTGGAGTGGGACGGTGCCAAGTGGGGCGGAGTGGATATCCCGGACTACAGCGCCGCCGCACCCGGCAGTGACGTCGGGCCGTTCATCATGCAGCCGGAAGGCATGGGGCGCCTGTTCGCCACCGATAAAATGGCCGAAGGGCCGTTCCCGGAACACTACGAGCCGTTCGAAACGCCGCTCGGCACCAACCCGTTGCACCCGAACGTGGTGTCCAACCCGGCGGCGCGCGTGTTCAAGGACGACCTGGCAGCGATGGGCAAATCCGACAAATTCCCTTACGTCGGCACCACCTATCGTCTGACTGAGCACTTCCACTACTGGACCAAGCACGCGTTGCTCAATGCGATCGCGCAGCCGGAGCAGTTCGTGGAAATCGGCGAAAAACTGGCGGAGAAAAAGGGCATCCAGCATGGCGATACCGTCAAGGTCAGCTCCAACCGTGGCTACATCAAGGCCAAGGCGGTGGTGACCAAGCGTATCCGTACCCTGCAGGTGCACGGCCAAGAGGTCGACACTATCGGCATCCCGATCCACTGGGGTTACGAAGGGGTGGCCAAGAAAGGCTTTATCGCCAACACGCTGACGCCGTTTGTCGGCGACGCCAACACGCAAACGCCAGAGTTCAAGGCGTTCCTGGTTAACGTGGAAAAGATGTAACGGAGACGAATTATGGCAATGCAATCTCAGGACATCATTCGTAAATCCGCCACCAATGGTTTCACGCCGGCGCCGCGCGCCCGTGACCACCAGGAAGAAGTGGCCAAGCTGATCGATGTCACTACCTGTATCGGCTGCAAAGCCTGTCAGGTGGCCTGTTCCGAATGGAACGACATTCGCGACGAAGTCGGGCACAACGTCGGGGTGTACGATAACCCCGCCGATCTGACCGCCAAGTCGTGGACGGTGATGCGCTTCTCCGAAGTGGAGGAAAACGGCAAGCTGGAGTGGCTGATCCGCAAGGACGGCTGCATGCACTGCGCCGACCCGGGCTGCCTGAAGGCCTGCCCATCGGAAGGTGCGATCATCCAGTACGCCAACGGTATCGTCGACTTCCAGTCTGAGCACTGTATCGGCTGCGGTTACTGCATCGCCGGGTGCCCGTTCGACGTGCCGCGCATGAACAAGGACGACAACCGGGTGTACAAATGTACCCTGTGCGTCGACCGCGTTGATGTTGGCCAGGAACCGGCCTGCGTGAAAACCTGCCCGACCGGCGCCATTCACTTCGGTACCAAGGAAGCGATGAAGCAGGTCGCCGCCGATCGCGTCAGTGAGCTGAACACCCGTGGCTATCAGAACGCCGGTCTGTACGATCCGGCGGGCGTGGGCGGCACGCACGTTATGTACGTGTTGCACCATGCGGACAAACCGCAGCTGTATCACGGTCTGCCGGATAACCCGAGCATCAGCCCGGCGGTCACGTTCTGGAAAGGCGTGTGGAAACCCCTGGCGGCCATCGGCTTTGCCGCCACCTTTGCAGCGAGCGTGTTCCACTACGTCGGCGTCGGACCAAACCGTGTCGAAGAGGAAGATAACGACGAGCTGCATGATGAGGAGACGCGCAAATGAAAAAGGAAAAGCGTATTCAGCGCTACAGCGCGCCGGAGCGGATTAACCACTGGATTGTGGCGTTCTGCTTTGTGTTCGCCGCCATCAGCGGGCTGGGGTTCTTTTTCCCCTCCTTCAACTGGTTGATGAACATTTTCGGTACGCCGCAGCTGGCGCGCATTCTGCACCCCTTTGTCGGCGTGATTATGTTTGCGGCTTTCTTGCTGATGTTCCTGCGTTATTGGAAGCATAATCTGATCAATCGCGAGGACATCGTCTGGGCCAAAAACATCCATAAAATCGCCATGAACGAGGAAGTGGGTGACACCGGGCGTTATAATTTCGGTCAGAAGTGCGTATTCTGGGCGGCAATCATTAGCCTGGTGTTGCTGTTGGCCAGCGGTGTGGTGATCTGGCGGCCTTACTTTGCGCCGTCGTTCCCGATACCGCTGATCCGCATTGCGCTGCTGGTGCATTCGCTGGCTGCGGTCGGTCTGATTATCGTGATTATGGTGCACATTTACGCCGCGCTGTGGGTAAAAGGTACCATTACCGCGATGGTGGAAGGCTGGGTGCCGGCGGCCTGGGCTAAAAAACATCACCCGCGCTGGTACCGAGAGGTCCGCGAGAAACAACAGGAAGACAAACCCTGATGAGCATCCGCATCGTTCCTAAAGAGCAGTTAGGGGCACAGCGCGAGAAGTCCACAACGGCGGAGACCATCCCGCCGTTACTTTTCGCTAATCTGAAAAGCCTGTACAGCCGCCGCGCTGAACGCCTGCGTAAGCTGGCGACCGACAACCCGCTGGGCGACTACCTGAATTTTGCTGCCCAACTGGCCGAAGCGCAGCACCATGCGTTGCACGACAACCCGCTGACGCTTGATCTTACCGAAGTCCTGCAACAGGGTGCCGACAGTGGCAAGCCGCCGCTGGATCTGAGCGTTTTCCCGCGTAGCCAACACTGGCACCGGTTGCTGACATCGCTGATTGCCGAGCTACGCCCGCAGGCGCCGGAGCACATTCTGGCGGTGCTGGATAACCTGGAAAAAGCCTCGGCGCACGAGCTGGAATTGTTGGCTGATGCGTTGCTTAACCAGGATTTCGCCAAGATCGGCAGCGAAAAAGCGCCGTTCATCTGGGCCGCGCTGTCGCTCTATTGGGCGCAGATGGCCAGCCTTATCCCCGGCAAGGCGCGCGCCGAATATGGCGAACACCGTCAATTC encodes the following:
- the fdxH gene encoding formate dehydrogenase subunit beta, whose amino-acid sequence is MAMQSQDIIRKSATNGFTPAPRARDHQEEVAKLIDVTTCIGCKACQVACSEWNDIRDEVGHNVGVYDNPADLTAKSWTVMRFSEVEENGKLEWLIRKDGCMHCADPGCLKACPSEGAIIQYANGIVDFQSEHCIGCGYCIAGCPFDVPRMNKDDNRVYKCTLCVDRVDVGQEPACVKTCPTGAIHFGTKEAMKQVAADRVSELNTRGYQNAGLYDPAGVGGTHVMYVLHHADKPQLYHGLPDNPSISPAVTFWKGVWKPLAAIGFAATFAASVFHYVGVGPNRVEEEDNDELHDEETRK
- the fdoI gene encoding formate dehydrogenase cytochrome b556 subunit translates to MKKEKRIQRYSAPERINHWIVAFCFVFAAISGLGFFFPSFNWLMNIFGTPQLARILHPFVGVIMFAAFLLMFLRYWKHNLINREDIVWAKNIHKIAMNEEVGDTGRYNFGQKCVFWAAIISLVLLLASGVVIWRPYFAPSFPIPLIRIALLVHSLAAVGLIIVIMVHIYAALWVKGTITAMVEGWVPAAWAKKHHPRWYREVREKQQEDKP
- the fdhE gene encoding formate dehydrogenase accessory protein FdhE gives rise to the protein MSIRIVPKEQLGAQREKSTTAETIPPLLFANLKSLYSRRAERLRKLATDNPLGDYLNFAAQLAEAQHHALHDNPLTLDLTEVLQQGADSGKPPLDLSVFPRSQHWHRLLTSLIAELRPQAPEHILAVLDNLEKASAHELELLADALLNQDFAKIGSEKAPFIWAALSLYWAQMASLIPGKARAEYGEHRQFCPVCGSIPVSSVVHIGTVSGLRYLHCNLCESEWHVVRIKCSNCEQTRDLNYWSLDTELASVKAESCGDCGTYLKILYQEKDPQVEAVADDLATLVLDAKMEDEGFARSSINPFLFPGE